In Caproiciproducens sp. NJN-50, the following are encoded in one genomic region:
- a CDS encoding tripartite tricarboxylate transporter TctB family protein, with amino-acid sequence MKMKLLLKKKDSVLGLFCVLLGIIVFAGSLSLSSGAAFFPKITAAVIAVLGVLIFADALKEGEVQPAAAEAKVPGVKEEKKAAAPEYKKVALILGLLFAYCAALQWVGYIIPTILFVLACSFTLNYRKVKVILIAAACLSIGLYFMFSMGFNVRFPGLF; translated from the coding sequence ATGAAAATGAAATTGCTCCTGAAAAAGAAAGATTCCGTTTTAGGCCTTTTCTGCGTCCTGCTCGGCATCATTGTTTTTGCCGGGTCGTTATCCCTGTCGTCGGGCGCGGCTTTTTTTCCAAAGATTACAGCGGCTGTCATCGCCGTTCTTGGGGTGCTGATTTTTGCCGACGCCCTCAAAGAGGGGGAAGTGCAGCCCGCCGCGGCTGAGGCGAAAGTTCCCGGCGTGAAGGAGGAAAAGAAGGCGGCCGCCCCCGAATACAAAAAGGTCGCCCTGATTCTTGGGTTGCTGTTCGCGTACTGTGCGGCGCTGCAATGGGTCGGTTATATCATTCCCACCATCCTGTTTGTCCTTGCGTGCTCTTTTACCCTGAACTACAGGAAAGTCAAAGTCATTCTCATTGCCGCCGCCTGCTTGAGCATCGGGCTTTACTTCATGTTTTCGATGGGGTTCAACGTCAGATTTCCCGGACTGTTTTAG